A single region of the Anaerostipes rhamnosivorans genome encodes:
- a CDS encoding VirB4-like conjugal transfer ATPase, CD1110 family gives MSKEKGKTQNKKRKLTRQEKKQIDALIRQSKGDGKPHTAQDSIPFERMYKDGICRLANGRYSKCIEFEDINYQLAQPDDKTAIFEALCDMYNSFDASISVQLSLISRHANKEDFKSSITIAPQNDDFDSIRAEYTEMLQTQLERGNNGLIKTKFLTFTIEAKDIKSARARLARIETDTLNHFKVIGAAARVLDGKQRLEVLHGLFHPDGERFNFAWEWLPVSGLSVKDFIAPSSFRFGDGRMFQMGGKFGAVSFLQIAAPELSDRMLADFMEAENGIVVNLHIQSIDHNEAIKTIKRKITDLDRMKIEEQKKAIRSGYDMDIIPSDLATYGGEAKNLLRDLQSRNERMFLLTLLVLNVADTKQKLDNDVFQAASIAQKYNCMLTRLDYRQEQGLMSSIPLGENLIQIQRGLTTSSTAIFVPFTVQELFQSGEALYYGLNALSNNMILCDRKRLKNPNGLILGTPGSGKSFSAKREITNAFLITADDIIICDPEAEYYPLVERLKGQVIKVSQNSTQYINPMDINLNYSEGDTPIALKSDFILSFCELIMGGKNGLEAVEKTLIDRAVISVYRSYLADPKPENMPILGDLYNEIKKQPEKEAQRIASALELYVNGSLNVFNHQTNVDIHNRLVCFDIKELGTQLRKLGMLIVQDQVWNRVTINRSEGKATRYYIDEFHLLLKEEQTAAYSVEIWKRFRKWGGIPTGITQNVKDLLSSREVENIFENSDFVYMLNQAQGDREILAKQLNISQQQMTYVTHSDAGEGLIFYGNVILPFIDRFPQDTELYRVMTTKPGEVSA, from the coding sequence TTGTCAAAGGAAAAGGGAAAGACCCAAAACAAAAAGCGTAAACTTACGCGGCAGGAAAAGAAACAGATCGACGCGCTTATCCGGCAGTCAAAGGGCGACGGGAAGCCCCATACGGCGCAGGACAGCATACCGTTTGAACGAATGTATAAGGACGGGATTTGCCGCCTTGCAAACGGGCGGTATTCCAAGTGCATTGAGTTTGAAGATATTAACTATCAGCTTGCGCAGCCGGACGACAAGACCGCCATTTTTGAAGCCCTTTGCGATATGTATAACTCTTTTGACGCTTCTATCAGTGTGCAGCTTTCCTTAATCAGCCGCCATGCGAACAAGGAGGATTTCAAGAGCAGTATCACGATTGCCCCACAGAATGACGACTTTGACAGTATCAGAGCCGAATACACCGAAATGCTGCAAACACAGCTTGAACGCGGCAACAACGGGCTTATCAAGACAAAGTTTCTCACCTTTACCATTGAAGCAAAAGATATTAAATCGGCGCGGGCGCGGCTTGCCCGTATCGAAACGGACACCCTCAACCATTTTAAGGTGATCGGCGCGGCGGCGCGGGTATTGGACGGGAAGCAGCGGCTTGAAGTGCTGCATGGGCTTTTCCACCCGGACGGGGAACGCTTCAACTTTGCGTGGGAATGGCTACCCGTAAGCGGCCTTTCCGTCAAAGACTTTATTGCCCCGTCCTCTTTCCGTTTTGGCGACGGGCGAATGTTTCAAATGGGCGGGAAGTTTGGCGCGGTTTCCTTTTTGCAGATTGCCGCGCCGGAACTTTCAGACCGTATGCTTGCCGACTTCATGGAAGCGGAAAACGGGATTGTCGTCAATCTGCACATTCAGAGTATCGACCACAACGAAGCGATCAAGACGATCAAGCGGAAAATCACCGACCTTGACCGTATGAAAATCGAGGAACAGAAAAAGGCAATCCGCAGCGGCTACGATATGGATATAATTCCGTCCGACCTTGCCACCTACGGCGGCGAAGCGAAAAACCTTTTGCGGGATTTGCAGAGCCGGAACGAGCGAATGTTTTTGCTTACGCTGTTAGTTTTGAATGTGGCAGACACAAAGCAGAAATTGGACAACGACGTATTTCAGGCCGCAAGTATCGCACAGAAATACAACTGTATGCTCACCCGCCTTGACTACCGGCAGGAACAGGGGCTTATGTCCTCTATCCCATTGGGCGAAAACCTAATCCAAATCCAGCGGGGCTTGACGACTTCCAGCACCGCCATTTTCGTCCCCTTTACGGTACAAGAGCTGTTCCAAAGCGGCGAAGCGTTGTATTACGGCTTAAACGCATTATCGAATAACATGATTTTGTGCGACAGGAAAAGGCTGAAGAACCCTAACGGCTTGATACTCGGCACACCCGGCAGCGGCAAGAGTTTTTCGGCAAAGCGCGAGATCACCAACGCTTTTCTCATTACCGCAGACGATATTATCATTTGCGACCCGGAAGCGGAATATTACCCCCTTGTGGAACGGCTGAAAGGGCAGGTTATCAAGGTTTCGCAGAACAGCACGCAGTACATTAACCCGATGGATATAAACCTCAATTACAGCGAGGGCGACACGCCCATAGCCTTAAAGAGCGATTTTATCCTTTCCTTTTGCGAGTTGATTATGGGCGGCAAAAACGGGCTGGAAGCGGTTGAAAAGACTTTGATTGACCGCGCCGTTATCAGCGTGTACCGCAGCTACCTTGCAGACCCGAAGCCGGAGAATATGCCGATTTTGGGCGACCTCTACAATGAAATCAAGAAGCAGCCGGAAAAGGAAGCGCAGCGTATCGCGTCGGCATTGGAACTCTATGTAAATGGCAGTTTGAACGTGTTTAACCACCAAACAAACGTTGACATTCACAACCGCCTTGTCTGCTTTGATATTAAAGAACTCGGCACCCAGCTACGAAAACTCGGTATGCTCATTGTCCAAGATCAAGTTTGGAACAGAGTTACCATAAACCGCAGCGAAGGCAAGGCGACGCGGTACTATATCGACGAGTTTCATTTGCTGCTCAAAGAGGAACAGACCGCAGCGTACAGCGTTGAGATTTGGAAGCGTTTTAGAAAATGGGGCGGTATTCCGACAGGTATCACCCAAAACGTGAAAGATTTGTTATCGTCCCGCGAGGTGGAGAACATTTTTGAAAACAGCGATTTTGTGTATATGCTCAACCAAGCCCAGGGCGACAGGGAAATCCTTGCAAAGCAGCTTAACATTTCGCAGCAGCAAATGACCTATGTAACCCATTCCGACGCGGGCGAGGGGCTTATCTTCTATGGCAACGTGATTTTGCCCTTTATTGACCGTTTCCCGCAAGATACGGAACTCTATCGTGTAATGACGACCAAACCCGGCGAGGTGTCGGCATGA
- a CDS encoding DUF4366 domain-containing protein — protein sequence MKNKKIIRKFTVLLAALVIMCGFSVTAYAGGGDESDDTPTPVTEETPAPETEPEETTGGYEPQPLTPDGNMSLVDDITGEASGDKQFITVVTKSGNYFYIIIDRAEDGENTVHFLNQVDEADLTALMEDGQTEAPVCSCTDKCVAGSVNTACPVCSVNMSECAGVEAEPEPEETEQPPEEEKGGGMGILLVVLLVAAAGGGAFYYFKILKPKKDAAKGSSSLDDLDFDEDDEETEVVETEQTEQEDDNL from the coding sequence ATGAAGAATAAAAAGATAATCCGAAAGTTTACCGTATTGCTTGCCGCACTGGTTATCATGTGCGGCTTTTCTGTTACCGCTTATGCGGGCGGTGGCGATGAAAGCGACGACACGCCTACCCCCGTAACCGAGGAAACCCCCGCGCCGGAAACCGAGCCGGAAGAAACGACGGGCGGCTATGAGCCGCAGCCCCTTACCCCGGACGGGAATATGTCCCTTGTGGACGATATAACGGGTGAAGCGTCCGGCGACAAGCAGTTTATCACCGTCGTTACCAAAAGTGGCAACTATTTTTACATCATCATTGACCGCGCCGAGGACGGGGAAAATACCGTCCATTTCCTTAACCAAGTGGACGAAGCGGATTTAACCGCCCTTATGGAGGACGGGCAGACCGAAGCCCCCGTTTGTAGCTGCACCGATAAATGCGTTGCCGGAAGCGTCAACACCGCTTGCCCGGTTTGCAGCGTCAACATGAGCGAGTGCGCGGGTGTGGAAGCCGAGCCGGAGCCGGAAGAAACCGAGCAGCCGCCGGAAGAAGAAAAAGGCGGCGGCATGGGTATTCTGCTTGTCGTGCTGCTTGTTGCCGCAGCGGGCGGCGGCGCGTTCTACTACTTTAAGATTTTGAAGCCCAAAAAGGACGCGGCGAAAGGCAGCAGCAGCCTTGACGACCTTGATTTTGACGAGGACGACGAGGAAACGGAAGTAGTCGAAACCGAACAGACCGAGCAGGAGGACGATAATCTATGA
- a CDS encoding DNA-methyltransferase, which yields MRIEMDKIYCGDSLQVLQTLPENAVDCCVTSPPYYALRDYGADGQIGREATPEEYVSRITAVFHEVKRVLTPEGTCWLNIADTYCGTGSKADHQDPKYPKGRNGQQVAFNHRAPGCKPKDLIGIPWLVALALRGDGWYLRSSIIWHKTNPMPESTRDRPTRCYEYVFLLTKSKKYYYDWQAVAEPIAPTTAGRLKSGVSKGNKYNVTVPGQNQPQKINRPREKGAYADELISPVRSRRNVWQINNVGYHGGHFAAFPPKLAETCILAGCPIGGIVLDPFFGSGTTGMVAKRLNRRYIGIELNPDYCELAKQRIGGDED from the coding sequence ATGAGGATAGAAATGGACAAAATCTATTGCGGCGACAGCTTGCAGGTGCTTCAAACCTTGCCGGAAAATGCAGTTGATTGTTGCGTAACGTCCCCACCCTACTATGCCTTGCGGGACTACGGCGCAGACGGGCAGATCGGACGGGAAGCAACGCCGGAGGAATATGTTTCCCGTATTACGGCGGTATTCCATGAGGTAAAGCGGGTGCTTACGCCGGAGGGTACTTGTTGGCTGAATATCGCGGACACTTATTGCGGCACAGGCAGCAAAGCCGACCACCAAGACCCCAAATACCCCAAAGGCAGGAACGGGCAGCAAGTGGCGTTTAACCACCGCGCCCCCGGCTGCAAGCCCAAAGATTTAATTGGTATTCCGTGGCTTGTAGCCCTCGCCTTGCGGGGCGACGGTTGGTATTTGCGCAGTTCTATCATTTGGCACAAAACAAACCCCATGCCGGAAAGCACGCGGGACAGGCCGACCCGCTGCTATGAATATGTGTTTCTGCTTACCAAGTCAAAGAAGTATTATTACGATTGGCAAGCAGTAGCCGAGCCGATAGCCCCCACAACGGCGGGGCGGCTGAAAAGCGGAGTTAGCAAAGGAAATAAGTATAACGTTACTGTTCCGGGGCAAAACCAACCGCAGAAAATCAACCGCCCCCGCGAAAAGGGCGCATACGCCGACGAGTTGATTTCTCCCGTCCGCAGCCGCCGCAACGTTTGGCAGATTAACAATGTCGGCTATCATGGCGGGCATTTCGCAGCGTTCCCGCCGAAACTTGCGGAAACGTGCATTTTGGCGGGCTGTCCCATCGGCGGGATTGTCCTTGACCCCTTTTTCGGCAGCGGCACGACGGGCATGGTAGCAAAACGGCTTAACCGCCGCTATATCGGCATTGAGTTAAACCCCGACTATTGCGAACTTGCAAAACAGCGGATTGGAGGTGATGAAGATTGA
- a CDS encoding C40 family peptidase, protein MSKELKAPDKVTQKMTRDGAVAENLTTGETSSISERPQEENYSAPAGVAAEKVVQHIGAEIERHAAKGAEKKALDATQPKTHSSRLQFSEAERATPELQKAIKKSDKAADCLDAARAAIPKQTKIKKERVFDEAKGKAKTRLSFEKTDKPPNGKLRHNPLSRPAQELNSTVHGKIYEVEKENVGVESGHRVELAGEKAGGMAARAVKGGIRRHKLKPYRAAAAAEKQAVKANADFLYQKALHDNPALAHSNPISRFWQKQRIKKQYAKTLKAGGKAKKTAEATAKAAKKTAQETKRATFFVVRHWKGCLIVGGIAFIVLLLFGGLSSCSLFGGNSGSGLIASSYLSEDADITGAESAYAAMEAELQDMLDNIESEYPGYDEYRVNADEIEHDPYVLISILSAWHEGVFTLDEVQSTLEMLFEKQYILTVEEEVQVRYRTETRTDSEGNPYTVEVPYNYYILHVDLENFNLSHVPVYIMGEEQLSMYAMYMSSLGNRPDLFPQSGYVSKYYENPPADYEVPAALLGSDEKFARLMEEADKYVGFPYVWGGSTPETSFDCSGFVSYVLTNSGLYNTGRLGAQGLYNISTPVSNPQPGDLVFFTGTYDTPGVSHVGIYVGEDGDGSPVMLHCGDPIQYSKLDTSYWQSHFYAYGRLNYN, encoded by the coding sequence TTGAGCAAGGAACTGAAAGCCCCCGACAAGGTAACGCAAAAAATGACCCGCGACGGTGCGGTTGCGGAAAACCTCACGACGGGCGAAACGTCCAGTATCAGCGAAAGGCCGCAGGAAGAAAACTATTCAGCCCCCGCAGGGGTGGCAGCGGAAAAGGTTGTGCAGCATATCGGCGCAGAGATTGAGCGACACGCAGCAAAAGGCGCGGAGAAAAAAGCCCTTGACGCGACGCAGCCTAAAACCCATTCTTCCCGCTTGCAGTTTTCCGAAGCGGAACGGGCAACGCCGGAACTTCAAAAAGCGATCAAGAAATCGGATAAGGCGGCAGACTGTTTAGACGCAGCGCGGGCGGCTATCCCCAAGCAGACCAAAATCAAGAAAGAGCGCGTTTTTGACGAAGCGAAAGGCAAGGCAAAGACGCGCCTTTCCTTTGAAAAGACGGATAAGCCCCCAAACGGCAAGTTGCGGCATAACCCCTTATCCCGTCCGGCACAGGAGTTAAACAGTACCGTACATGGGAAAATCTACGAGGTAGAGAAAGAAAACGTCGGTGTGGAAAGCGGGCACCGGGTAGAACTTGCCGGAGAGAAAGCGGGCGGCATGGCGGCGCGGGCAGTTAAGGGCGGCATACGCCGCCATAAGCTGAAACCCTACCGGGCAGCGGCGGCAGCGGAAAAACAAGCGGTAAAGGCAAACGCAGATTTTCTCTATCAAAAGGCGTTGCACGATAACCCCGCGCTTGCGCACTCCAACCCCATTTCCCGTTTTTGGCAGAAGCAGCGCATTAAAAAGCAGTATGCAAAAACGCTGAAAGCGGGCGGCAAAGCGAAAAAAACCGCTGAAGCCACCGCAAAGGCGGCGAAGAAAACCGCGCAGGAAACCAAACGGGCGACGTTCTTTGTTGTCCGGCATTGGAAAGGCTGCTTGATTGTGGGCGGGATTGCCTTTATCGTGCTGCTGCTTTTCGGCGGGCTGTCCTCTTGCTCCCTCTTTGGCGGCAACAGCGGCAGCGGCTTGATTGCGTCGTCCTATCTCTCCGAGGACGCGGATATAACGGGCGCGGAAAGCGCGTATGCCGCTATGGAAGCCGAGTTACAAGATATGCTGGACAATATCGAAAGCGAATACCCCGGCTATGACGAATACCGGGTAAACGCGGACGAGATCGAGCATGACCCCTATGTGCTAATTTCTATCCTTTCCGCGTGGCATGAGGGCGTGTTTACACTCGATGAAGTGCAAAGCACCCTTGAAATGCTCTTTGAGAAACAGTATATCTTGACGGTCGAGGAAGAAGTACAGGTACGCTACCGCACCGAAACAAGGACGGACAGCGAGGGCAACCCCTATACGGTTGAAGTCCCCTATAACTATTACATTCTTCATGTGGATTTGGAAAACTTCAACCTCTCCCATGTCCCCGTTTACATCATGGGCGAAGAACAGCTATCCATGTACGCTATGTATATGTCGTCGCTGGGAAACAGACCCGACCTTTTCCCGCAATCCGGCTATGTGTCTAAATACTATGAAAACCCGCCCGCCGATTATGAAGTACCCGCCGCGCTGCTGGGTTCCGATGAAAAGTTTGCGCGGCTCATGGAGGAAGCAGATAAATACGTCGGTTTTCCCTATGTGTGGGGCGGCAGCACCCCGGAAACCTCTTTTGATTGCAGCGGCTTTGTGAGTTATGTGTTGACGAACAGCGGCCTATACAATACGGGCAGACTTGGGGCGCAAGGGCTTTACAACATCTCAACCCCTGTTTCTAACCCGCAGCCGGGGGATTTGGTGTTCTTTACGGGTACATACGACACCCCCGGCGTTTCCCATGTGGGGATTTATGTGGGCGAGGACGGGGACGGAAGCCCCGTCATGCTGCATTGTGGCGACCCTATCCAGTATTCAAAGCTGGACACCAGCTATTGGCAATCCCACTTTTACGCCTACGGGCGGTTAAATTACAATTAA
- a CDS encoding type IA DNA topoisomerase: MKLVIAEKPSVGAAIAAVMGANEKRSGYFEGGGYLVSWCIGHLISLADAATYNEQFRKWKYDDLPIVPQEWQFIVASGKEQQFSILKDLMHRSDVTEIINACDSGREGELIFRFVYEQANCKKPFSRLWISSMEASAIREGFSNLKDGRGYDNLYQSALCRAKADWLIGINATRLFSILYHKTLNVGRVQTPTLAMLVNRDYAISSFKKEKYHVVRLDVGGVAALSERQDDEAAARQMKAACEKSQAVCTSLKKEKKTAAPPKLFDLTALQREANRLYGFTAKQTLDYAQALYEKRLLTYPRTDSKYITSDMEGSTKELITGLCAALPFMQGVKLQADLARICDNSKVTDHHAILPTAEFVKTGFSSLAESEKKLMTLVCAKLLCAVAAPYEYEAVTAVFTCGGYTFTAKGRTTLCEGWREIERLSRAASGEQDEDAEPEAVLPPLAEGQTFDNPAAEISERYTQPPKAFTEDTLLSAMESAGKEDTPEDAERKGLGTTATRAGIIEKLISAGFAERKGKKLIPTKDGYNLVAILPDSLTSPQLTAEWETRLTGIAKGSDSPADFMRGIEEMTAGLVKTYSAISEDKAKLFTPQREAIGTCPRCGAAVYEGKKNFYCSDRACSFVMWKNDRFFEQRKKAFTKAIAAALLKDGKVKIKGMYSTKTGKTFDGVVLLADTGGKYVNFRVEQNRK, encoded by the coding sequence ATGAAACTTGTAATTGCAGAAAAACCGAGCGTCGGGGCGGCGATTGCCGCCGTTATGGGCGCGAATGAAAAGCGCAGCGGATATTTTGAGGGCGGCGGCTACCTTGTGTCGTGGTGTATCGGGCATTTGATTAGCCTTGCAGACGCGGCGACCTACAATGAACAATTCCGTAAATGGAAGTACGACGATCTTCCCATTGTCCCGCAGGAGTGGCAGTTTATTGTTGCCAGCGGCAAGGAGCAGCAGTTTTCCATTCTCAAAGACCTTATGCACCGCAGCGACGTTACCGAGATTATCAATGCTTGCGACAGCGGGCGCGAGGGGGAACTCATTTTCCGCTTTGTCTATGAACAGGCGAATTGCAAAAAGCCCTTTTCCCGCCTTTGGATTAGCAGCATGGAAGCAAGTGCAATCCGCGAGGGCTTTTCAAATCTCAAAGACGGGCGCGGCTATGACAACCTCTATCAATCCGCGCTTTGCAGAGCAAAGGCCGATTGGCTCATTGGCATTAACGCGACCCGCCTTTTCTCTATCCTCTACCATAAAACATTGAATGTCGGCAGAGTGCAAACGCCCACCCTTGCTATGCTGGTAAACCGCGACTATGCAATCAGCAGCTTTAAGAAAGAGAAATATCATGTCGTCCGGCTGGACGTTGGCGGCGTTGCCGCCCTTTCCGAAAGGCAGGACGACGAAGCGGCGGCGCGGCAGATGAAAGCGGCTTGCGAGAAATCGCAGGCCGTTTGTACTTCCCTTAAAAAAGAGAAAAAGACCGCAGCCCCGCCGAAACTGTTTGACCTCACCGCCTTGCAGCGGGAAGCAAACCGTTTGTATGGGTTTACGGCGAAACAGACCCTTGACTATGCGCAAGCCCTTTATGAAAAACGGCTTTTGACCTATCCCCGCACCGACAGCAAATATATCACTTCCGATATGGAGGGCAGCACAAAGGAACTTATCACCGGCCTTTGCGCTGCTCTCCCCTTTATGCAGGGCGTGAAGCTGCAAGCCGACCTTGCGAGGATTTGCGACAACAGCAAAGTAACCGACCATCACGCCATTTTGCCGACAGCGGAGTTTGTGAAAACGGGCTTTTCTTCCCTTGCCGAAAGTGAGAAAAAGCTAATGACCCTTGTGTGCGCAAAACTGCTTTGCGCCGTTGCCGCGCCCTATGAGTATGAAGCGGTTACGGCGGTTTTCACTTGCGGCGGCTATACCTTTACCGCAAAGGGCAGGACGACGCTTTGCGAGGGTTGGCGCGAGATTGAAAGACTATCCCGCGCCGCGTCCGGGGAACAGGACGAGGACGCAGAGCCGGAAGCGGTTTTACCCCCGCTTGCCGAGGGGCAGACCTTTGACAATCCGGCAGCGGAGATCTCCGAACGTTACACGCAGCCCCCAAAGGCATTTACCGAAGATACGTTACTTTCGGCTATGGAGAGTGCGGGAAAGGAGGACACGCCGGAGGACGCGGAGCGCAAAGGGTTAGGCACCACCGCGACGCGGGCGGGTATCATTGAAAAACTCATTAGCGCGGGCTTTGCCGAGCGCAAGGGCAAAAAGCTAATCCCCACAAAGGACGGGTATAACCTTGTCGCTATTCTGCCCGACAGCCTTACGTCCCCGCAGCTTACGGCAGAATGGGAAACGCGCCTTACCGGGATTGCAAAGGGCAGCGACAGCCCCGCCGACTTCATGCGCGGGATTGAGGAAATGACAGCGGGGCTTGTCAAGACCTATTCCGCGATTTCCGAGGATAAAGCGAAGCTGTTTACCCCGCAGCGGGAAGCAATCGGCACTTGCCCCCGTTGCGGCGCGGCGGTTTACGAGGGCAAGAAAAACTTTTACTGCTCCGACAGGGCTTGCAGCTTTGTGATGTGGAAGAATGACCGCTTTTTTGAGCAGCGCAAAAAGGCTTTCACAAAGGCGATTGCCGCCGCCCTTTTGAAAGACGGAAAGGTAAAAATCAAAGGTATGTACTCGACCAAGACGGGAAAGACCTTTGACGGAGTTGTGCTGCTTGCCGACACAGGCGGCAAGTATGTAAACTTCCGCGTCGAGCAGAACCGAAAATGA
- a CDS encoding MT-A70 family methyltransferase, which yields MKKYKIIYADPPWRYARSKVQGAAEKHYPTMSIEELCALPVKEIADKDCILFLWATFPQLKEALQLIKAWGFTYKSVAFVWLKQNRKSPTWFYGLGFWTRGNAEICLLATKGHPKRQSNKVHQFIISPVEQHSKKPDITREKILALMGDLPRIELFARQHTPGWDVWGNEIKSDIRFAGKEV from the coding sequence ATGAAGAAATACAAAATCATTTACGCCGATCCCCCTTGGAGATACGCGAGAAGCAAGGTACAGGGCGCAGCGGAAAAGCACTATCCCACTATGAGTATTGAGGAACTTTGCGCTTTACCCGTCAAAGAAATTGCGGATAAGGACTGTATTTTATTCCTATGGGCGACGTTCCCGCAGCTTAAAGAAGCGTTGCAGTTAATCAAGGCTTGGGGATTTACCTATAAATCCGTTGCCTTTGTATGGTTAAAGCAAAATCGGAAATCGCCCACTTGGTTTTATGGCTTGGGCTTTTGGACGCGAGGAAATGCGGAAATCTGCTTGCTTGCTACCAAAGGACACCCGAAGCGACAATCAAACAAGGTACATCAATTTATTATTTCCCCTGTTGAGCAGCACAGCAAAAAGCCGGATATAACGCGGGAAAAGATACTTGCCCTTATGGGCGACCTACCGCGTATTGAACTGTTTGCAAGGCAGCATACCCCTGGTTGGGACGTATGGGGAAATGAAATCAAAAGCGACATACGGTTTGCCGGAAAGGAGGTTTGA
- a CDS encoding phosphoadenosine phosphosulfate reductase domain-containing protein: MNIVSFGGGTNSAALLIGLYKHKIPIDLITFADTGAEHPHTYQFIEIINQWLAEHGMPQITVVQYVDRYGNRLSLETECLRSHTLPSIAYGHKRCSQKHKIAPQEKFCNHYAPCREVWQRGEKVNRYIGYDAGEVKRYEHSRKYNEADKKYHNRYPLIEEWGWNRDDCIREIKAAGLPQPGKSSCFFCPSMKKQEILYLKEHYPDLFNRAATLEENAMPYLKTVKGLGRSYSWKEQFGKE, encoded by the coding sequence ATGAATATTGTATCTTTTGGCGGCGGCACGAATAGTGCCGCCTTACTTATTGGCCTATACAAGCACAAAATCCCGATTGACCTTATCACCTTTGCCGATACGGGCGCGGAACACCCGCATACCTATCAATTTATCGAGATAATCAATCAATGGCTTGCGGAACACGGTATGCCGCAGATTACCGTTGTGCAGTATGTTGACCGCTACGGCAACCGCCTATCTCTTGAAACCGAGTGCTTGCGCTCTCATACGCTCCCGTCGATTGCCTACGGGCATAAGCGTTGTTCGCAGAAACACAAAATCGCACCGCAGGAAAAGTTTTGCAACCACTATGCGCCTTGCCGCGAAGTATGGCAGCGCGGCGAGAAAGTCAACCGCTATATCGGCTATGACGCGGGAGAAGTGAAACGGTATGAACATTCCCGCAAGTACAACGAAGCCGACAAAAAATATCATAACCGCTACCCCCTCATTGAAGAATGGGGCTGGAACAGGGACGATTGTATCCGGGAAATCAAAGCGGCAGGATTGCCGCAGCCGGGTAAATCGTCCTGTTTCTTTTGTCCGAGCATGAAGAAACAAGAGATTTTATATCTCAAAGAACACTATCCCGATCTATTTAACCGGGCGGCGACTTTGGAAGAAAACGCTATGCCCTATCTTAAAACCGTTAAGGGATTGGGGCGCAGCTATTCATGGAAAGAACAGTTTGGAAAGGAGTAA
- a CDS encoding PrgI family protein, with the protein MAYVTVPKDLTKIKSKVMFNLTKRQLLCFGAAVAIGLPLFFLTKDSAGTTTAALCMVLAMLPMFLLAMYEKNGQPLEVIIRQFVEVKFLRPKERPYQTNNFYTALARQERLDKEVRAIVKGKGKDPKQKA; encoded by the coding sequence ATGGCGTATGTAACCGTCCCAAAGGATTTAACCAAAATCAAGAGCAAGGTAATGTTCAACCTTACCAAAAGACAATTACTCTGTTTCGGCGCGGCGGTGGCTATCGGGCTACCGCTATTCTTTTTGACAAAGGACAGCGCGGGAACGACAACGGCGGCTTTGTGCATGGTGCTTGCCATGCTGCCCATGTTCCTACTCGCTATGTACGAGAAGAACGGGCAACCGCTGGAAGTGATTATACGGCAATTTGTGGAAGTGAAGTTTCTTCGCCCCAAAGAGCGACCTTATCAGACCAACAATTTTTATACCGCCCTTGCGCGGCAGGAGCGATTAGATAAGGAGGTACGGGCGATTGTCAAAGGAAAAGGGAAAGACCCAAAACAAAAAGCGTAA
- a CDS encoding DUF4315 family protein, with protein sequence MANTKLDRIERDIEKTRAKILEQQKKLKDLEAQKVEEENAQIVQMVKAVHLDGTQLAAFLSAYASGEITLPQPEATYPAEQEDNDNEE encoded by the coding sequence ATGGCGAACACGAAACTTGACCGTATCGAAAGGGATATTGAGAAAACGAGGGCAAAAATCCTTGAACAGCAAAAGAAGCTGAAAGACCTTGAAGCGCAGAAAGTCGAGGAAGAAAACGCGCAGATCGTGCAAATGGTAAAGGCGGTACACCTTGACGGGACGCAGCTTGCCGCGTTCCTCTCCGCTTACGCCAGCGGCGAAATCACCTTGCCGCAGCCGGAAGCCACTTACCCCGCCGAACAGGAGGACAACGACAATGAAGAATAA